A single window of Leptolyngbya ohadii IS1 DNA harbors:
- the hemL gene encoding glutamate-1-semialdehyde 2,1-aminomutase, with protein sequence MVTTRLKTTKSEEIFAAAQKLMPGGVNSPVRAFKSVGGQPIVFDHVQGAYMWDVDGNQYIDYVGSWGPAICGHAHPEVIAALQEALVKGTSFGAPCYLENVLAEMVIDAVPSVEMVRFVNSGTEACMAVLRLVRAFTGREKMIKFEGCYHGHADMFLVKAGSGVATLGLPDSPGVPKSTTASTLTAPYNDLEAVKALFAENPNEIAGVILEPVVGNAGFIPPDGGFLEGLRELTKEHGALLVFDEVMTGFRIAYGGAQERFGITPDLTTMGKVIGGGLPVGAYGGRKDIMQMVAPAGPMYQAGTLSGNPLAMTAGIKTLELLKRPGTYEYLDRVTKKLTDGLLAIAQETGHAACGGQISGMFGFFFAEGPVHSFEDAKKSDVAKFGRFHRGMLEQGVYLAPSQFEAGFTSLAHTDEDIDRTLAAAREVMSSL encoded by the coding sequence ACTACGCGTCTTAAAACGACAAAATCAGAAGAAATTTTTGCGGCTGCCCAAAAGCTGATGCCGGGTGGCGTGAATTCCCCTGTGCGAGCGTTCAAATCCGTGGGCGGACAGCCGATCGTCTTCGATCACGTCCAGGGAGCCTACATGTGGGACGTAGACGGCAACCAGTACATTGACTACGTGGGAAGCTGGGGTCCGGCGATCTGCGGTCATGCCCATCCCGAAGTGATTGCTGCCCTCCAGGAAGCCCTGGTGAAGGGAACCAGCTTTGGTGCGCCCTGCTATCTGGAAAACGTGCTGGCAGAAATGGTGATCGATGCCGTACCCAGCGTAGAAATGGTGCGCTTCGTCAACTCCGGGACGGAAGCCTGTATGGCAGTCCTGCGTCTGGTGCGGGCATTCACCGGACGGGAAAAAATGATTAAGTTTGAGGGCTGCTACCACGGACACGCGGATATGTTCCTGGTGAAAGCCGGATCGGGGGTGGCAACCCTGGGACTGCCCGACTCCCCCGGTGTGCCCAAATCCACGACAGCAAGCACCCTGACTGCGCCCTACAACGATCTGGAAGCCGTCAAAGCCCTCTTCGCCGAAAATCCGAACGAGATCGCAGGCGTAATTCTGGAACCTGTTGTCGGTAACGCCGGATTTATTCCCCCCGATGGTGGATTTCTGGAAGGACTGCGCGAACTCACCAAAGAACACGGCGCACTGCTCGTCTTTGACGAAGTGATGACCGGATTCCGCATTGCCTACGGCGGTGCCCAGGAGCGATTTGGCATCACCCCCGACCTGACGACGATGGGTAAGGTGATTGGGGGTGGTCTGCCCGTGGGTGCCTACGGCGGACGGAAGGACATTATGCAAATGGTGGCTCCCGCAGGTCCGATGTACCAGGCAGGTACGTTATCTGGCAACCCGCTGGCAATGACGGCAGGCATCAAGACCCTGGAACTCCTGAAGCGTCCCGGAACCTACGAATACCTCGATCGCGTGACCAAGAAGCTCACCGACGGGCTGCTGGCGATCGCCCAGGAGACGGGTCATGCTGCCTGCGGCGGACAAATTAGCGGTATGTTTGGCTTCTTCTTTGCCGAAGGTCCGGTTCACAGCTTCGAGGATGCCAAGAAGTCTGACGTGGCGAAATTTGGTCGCTTCCATCGCGGAATGCTGGAGCAGGGCGTTTATCTGGCTCCCTCCCAGTTTGAAGCCGGATTTACCTCCCTGGCGCACACCGACGAAGATATCGATCGGACTCTGGCGGCGGCTCGCGAAGTGATGTCCTCGCTGTAG